From the genome of Varibaculum prostatecancerukia, one region includes:
- a CDS encoding general stress protein: MALFQNHPETAAPSGQDLATFPSRESAEEAINYLQSKDFPVRQLLVQERGLTRSNQVVGVVTWPKALLSGFTRGLMMGLFLALLFVLWKPAWAVFAPLIIGAFAIFRAIERLVAWAIRSSSAGYPIAFSSSLTAEKHVLMTSEDYYTARRLLLDDSRFQSAVVEQDAPSNVTSGPTEFGSGSDEQPRYGVRLTPDARRQLRAQQEQLKGQAPAASAPNLPPAVSQTPEKKQENSPGREENGEVSEETSPNSDLNDAR, translated from the coding sequence ATGGCTTTATTCCAAAATCACCCGGAGACCGCCGCCCCCAGCGGGCAGGATCTAGCGACTTTTCCTTCCAGAGAAAGCGCGGAAGAAGCCATTAATTACTTGCAGTCCAAAGACTTTCCGGTGCGTCAACTACTGGTACAAGAGCGGGGGCTGACCCGCTCCAATCAAGTAGTCGGGGTGGTCACCTGGCCAAAAGCCCTGCTTTCTGGTTTTACCCGTGGCTTGATGATGGGACTTTTCTTAGCTTTACTCTTTGTGCTTTGGAAACCGGCATGGGCGGTTTTTGCGCCCCTAATAATCGGAGCCTTCGCTATTTTTCGAGCTATTGAACGCCTAGTTGCCTGGGCGATTCGGTCTTCCTCCGCCGGTTATCCCATCGCTTTTTCATCTTCCCTGACCGCCGAGAAACACGTCCTAATGACCAGCGAGGATTACTACACTGCCCGGCGTCTCCTCTTAGATGATTCCCGTTTCCAATCGGCAGTAGTTGAGCAAGACGCTCCGAGTAATGTCACAAGCGGCCCCACCGAGTTTGGTTCGGGTTCAGATGAACAGCCGCGCTACGGGGTACGCCTTACTCCGGATGCGCGTCGCCAATTGCGTGCTCAACAGGAACAGCTAAAAGGGCAAGCTCCTGCGGCATCGGCGCCCAACCTGCCTCCTGCAGTTTCGCAAACTCCAGAAAAGAAGCAGGAAAACTCTCCTGGACGGGAAGAAAACGGAGAAGTTTCGGAGGAAACGTCTCCAAACAGTGACCTAAATGACGCCCGTTAG
- the typA gene encoding translational GTPase TypA → MKVRQDLRNVAIVAHVDHGKTTLVDKMLWESGAFGDHASVEKTGERVMDSGDLEREKGITILAKNTAVHYAGKAAQNVGVSEGITINVVDTPGHADFGGEVERALSMVDGVVLLVDAAEGPLPQTRFVLRKALAARLPVIVVINKVDRPDSRIEEVEAETVDLLLALAQDLVDEGEEVDLDSLLDVPVLYCSAKAGCCSWEKPARGELPGSDLHDLFDAIINRIPGPEYDPDAPLGAHVTNLDSSPFLGRLALLRIHNGTLRQGEHVGWARHDGSITDVKLTELLATFGLERKSVEEAHAGDIVAVAGIPEITIGESLVDLEDPRPLPLIKVDDPAISMTIGTNTSPLAGRVKGHKLTARQVKDRLDRELIGNVSLKVLPTERPDAWEVQGRGELALAILIEQMRREGFELTAGKPQVVTKEIDGKTCEPMELMTIDVPEDYLGKVTELMAARKGKLQTMSNHGTGWVRLIFRVPARGLISFRSKFLTDTRGSGIASSIADGYAPWQGTITRRQSGSLVSDRAGKSTPYALIQLQERGSFIIQPGSEVYEGQVVAENPRGEDMDVNITREKKQTNMRSSTADAFEGLVPPRVLTLEESLEFAAEDECVEVTPEEIRIRKVVLSAQDRFKIASRRRRQERGE, encoded by the coding sequence ATGAAGGTTCGCCAGGATTTGCGAAATGTGGCAATCGTTGCCCACGTAGACCACGGAAAAACTACCCTAGTGGATAAAATGCTTTGGGAATCGGGAGCCTTCGGCGATCATGCCAGCGTAGAAAAAACCGGTGAACGGGTGATGGATTCTGGCGATTTGGAACGCGAAAAGGGGATTACTATCCTCGCGAAAAATACTGCCGTCCATTATGCGGGGAAAGCTGCCCAAAACGTAGGGGTTAGCGAAGGGATCACCATTAACGTGGTGGACACCCCTGGACACGCCGATTTTGGAGGAGAAGTTGAGCGCGCCCTCTCTATGGTGGATGGGGTAGTGCTGCTGGTAGATGCCGCCGAAGGACCGCTGCCACAGACCCGGTTTGTGTTGCGCAAAGCGCTTGCTGCCCGGCTGCCGGTAATCGTGGTGATTAATAAAGTCGATCGCCCAGATTCGCGGATTGAAGAAGTAGAAGCCGAGACCGTTGACCTGCTGCTAGCTTTGGCGCAAGACCTGGTAGACGAGGGCGAAGAAGTAGATTTAGATTCTTTGCTCGATGTTCCGGTGCTTTATTGTTCGGCAAAAGCTGGCTGCTGCTCCTGGGAAAAACCTGCCCGAGGCGAGCTGCCTGGCAGCGACCTCCACGACCTCTTTGATGCGATTATCAACCGGATTCCCGGGCCTGAATATGACCCGGATGCTCCCTTGGGCGCCCACGTAACCAACCTGGATTCTTCTCCTTTCCTAGGGCGCCTGGCCTTGCTCCGTATCCACAACGGCACTTTGCGGCAGGGTGAACACGTAGGTTGGGCGCGTCATGACGGCTCAATTACTGACGTGAAGCTCACCGAGCTGCTGGCCACTTTCGGTTTGGAACGAAAAAGCGTAGAGGAAGCCCACGCCGGAGATATCGTGGCGGTAGCCGGAATCCCGGAAATCACTATCGGGGAATCCCTGGTGGATTTAGAGGATCCCCGTCCTCTGCCACTGATTAAAGTAGATGATCCCGCTATTTCTATGACCATCGGTACCAACACTTCTCCGCTGGCCGGCAGGGTTAAAGGGCATAAACTCACGGCTCGCCAAGTTAAAGACCGCCTAGATCGCGAACTGATCGGGAACGTGTCCTTAAAAGTGTTGCCTACTGAGCGCCCAGATGCCTGGGAGGTGCAAGGACGCGGGGAATTAGCCTTGGCGATCCTAATTGAACAGATGCGCCGGGAAGGGTTCGAGTTAACCGCCGGGAAACCCCAGGTAGTAACCAAAGAGATTGACGGGAAAACCTGTGAGCCGATGGAGCTAATGACTATCGATGTTCCCGAAGATTATCTGGGTAAAGTCACCGAACTAATGGCGGCTCGCAAAGGTAAGCTCCAAACCATGTCTAATCATGGCACCGGCTGGGTGCGCCTGATTTTCCGGGTACCGGCGCGTGGCCTGATTTCTTTCCGTTCCAAGTTCCTGACCGATACTCGCGGTTCGGGGATCGCTTCTTCCATTGCTGACGGCTATGCACCCTGGCAAGGAACCATTACCCGCCGGCAAAGCGGCTCGTTGGTTTCGGATCGCGCCGGGAAATCCACCCCCTACGCCCTGATTCAGCTGCAAGAACGGGGCAGTTTTATTATTCAACCCGGTAGTGAAGTCTACGAGGGGCAAGTGGTAGCCGAAAACCCCCGCGGGGAAGATATGGATGTCAACATCACCCGGGAGAAGAAACAAACGAATATGCGTTCTTCCACTGCCGATGCCTTCGAGGGGCTAGTTCCTCCCCGGGTGCTGACTCTGGAAGAATCCCTAGAGTTTGCAGCCGAGGACGAATGCGTCGAGGTTACCCCGGAAGAAATCCGGATCCGCAAAGTGGTATTAAGTGCGCAAGACCGTTTCAAAATTGCTTCGCGTCGGCGCCGTCAAGAACGCGGAGAATAA
- the dapC gene encoding succinyldiaminopimelate transaminase: MKNTDLPRPLNLPVFPWDLLDPYREKAAAVSGGAVDLSIGTPVDSCPQSAQSALAAAANSPGYPTVIGSPQLRRAIVSWARKRGITCLTEDSCLPTVGSKELVANLGWQLGIGAGDKILFPEIAYPTYDICARLAGAQGIPVSNDISTWPRDAALVWINTPANPTGWVASKHWLREVVSWAREVGAVVASDECYAELTYGGSDPAPSLLQEDVCGDSPENLLLVYSVSKESNLAGYRAAFIAGDPQLIPALVAVRKHSGQMMPAPVQSALTQVLSERSHVGEQVERYARRRKILAAALENAGLKIAKECQAGLYLWVFDPKDPADEQKVSFDSGADWRLLDRFAQVGLVVAPESFYNSSPGSHVRVALCVSDQEINKAANYLATFA, translated from the coding sequence ATGAAAAACACCGATCTTCCGCGCCCGCTGAATTTACCAGTTTTCCCTTGGGACTTACTTGACCCTTATCGGGAAAAAGCGGCAGCAGTTTCGGGTGGAGCTGTAGATTTATCTATCGGCACTCCCGTCGATAGTTGCCCCCAAAGTGCGCAAAGCGCACTGGCAGCCGCCGCAAATAGTCCAGGCTATCCTACAGTTATCGGCAGCCCCCAGCTGCGCCGCGCGATTGTCAGCTGGGCGCGTAAGAGGGGAATTACCTGCCTGACCGAAGACTCTTGCCTGCCAACTGTGGGGTCTAAGGAACTGGTCGCTAACCTGGGGTGGCAGCTGGGGATAGGGGCTGGTGACAAAATTCTGTTCCCCGAAATTGCCTACCCTACCTACGATATTTGTGCCCGGCTTGCCGGTGCTCAAGGGATTCCGGTTTCCAATGACATTTCAACTTGGCCCCGCGATGCCGCGTTGGTGTGGATCAATACCCCTGCTAATCCCACCGGCTGGGTGGCGAGTAAGCATTGGTTGCGAGAAGTGGTTTCTTGGGCGCGGGAAGTAGGTGCCGTGGTAGCTAGCGACGAATGCTACGCCGAGCTCACCTATGGGGGATCTGATCCGGCGCCCTCATTACTGCAAGAGGACGTGTGTGGGGATAGCCCGGAAAATCTACTGTTGGTGTATTCAGTTTCTAAAGAATCGAATTTGGCAGGTTACCGTGCCGCTTTTATAGCCGGCGATCCGCAGCTTATTCCAGCGCTGGTAGCAGTGCGCAAGCATAGCGGACAAATGATGCCCGCTCCAGTACAGTCCGCATTAACCCAAGTGCTTTCAGAACGCTCCCACGTGGGTGAACAAGTGGAGCGGTATGCTCGGCGGCGAAAAATTCTTGCGGCAGCGCTAGAAAATGCGGGTCTTAAGATTGCTAAAGAATGCCAAGCCGGTCTTTACCTTTGGGTTTTTGATCCTAAAGACCCTGCTGATGAGCAGAAAGTAAGCTTTGATAGCGGAGCCGATTGGCGTTTACTAGATAGATTTGCGCAGGTAGGACTGGTGGTAGCGCCGGAAAGCTTCTACAATTCTTCTCCCGGTTCGCACGTGCGAGTAGCGTTATGTGTCAGCGATCAGGAAATAAATAAAGCTGCCAATTATTTAGCGACATTTGCCTAA
- the fdxA gene encoding ferredoxin has product MTYVIAEPCVDVKDRACVDECPVDCIYEGKRTLYIHPEECVDCGACEPVCPVEAIFYEDDLPEEWADYYRANVDFFELKGLGSPGGASSVGATGYDDPMIEKLPPREE; this is encoded by the coding sequence ATGACTTACGTAATCGCTGAACCCTGCGTAGATGTTAAGGATCGTGCCTGCGTCGATGAATGCCCTGTAGATTGCATCTACGAGGGTAAACGCACGCTCTATATTCATCCTGAAGAATGCGTAGACTGTGGGGCTTGCGAACCGGTGTGCCCGGTTGAAGCTATCTTCTATGAAGATGACCTGCCCGAAGAATGGGCGGACTACTATCGCGCCAACGTGGACTTCTTTGAACTTAAGGGTTTGGGATCTCCGGGGGGAGCCTCCAGCGTGGGGGCCACCGGCTATGATGATCCCATGATTGAAAAACTACCTCCCCGCGAAGAATAA